In Gimesia panareensis, the genomic window TTCTTTGGAGCCGCGATTTCACTGATTTCCTGCCACCGGGGCTTCCACTGTGGTGCCGGTGCGGAAGGGGTCGGGAAGGCGGCGACGGAAGCGTTTGTGTATTCCTTTATTGTAATCATGATTCTCGATTTCCTGCTGGGTGTGACGATTGTCAACTTCTACCACTTTATGCAGACCATCTACCCGGGCGTAATCAGATAGCCTGAATCGCCCGCACAGGAACTGGGGAACAACAGTATTATGAACGAACGGAAATCAGATCCGGATTATGTAGTCGAACTGCGGAATGTCTCGCGGCGTTTCGGAACGCATGACGTGCTGCGCGATATTAGCTTTGGTGTCCGACGTGGTGAGACCCTGGTCGTGATCGGCGAGAGTGGCTGCGGTAAAAGCGTGACCATGAAAATGATTATGAGCCTGCTGGAGCCTTCTAGCGGTGACGTGCGCTGGCATGGACGGTCGATCACAGATCGCAGCACGCGGGAACTGCACCGGGACCGACTGCGGATCGGGTATCTGTTTCAGGGGGCGGCCCTGTTTGACAGTCTGTCGGTGTATGAAAATGTCGCCTTCGGATTGAATCAGAATACGAAACTGAAGAAAGCGGAAATTGATCAGATCGTCGTCGAGCGGCTGAGAGAAGTCGGCCTGTCGGAGACCATCTGTCAGAAGAAGCCGGCCCAGCTGTCCGGCGGAATGAAAAAGCGGGTGGGGCTGGCCCGGGCGCTGGCCATGACCCCGGAAGTGATGCTCTACGATGAACCCACGACAGGGCTGGACCCTGTGATGACTGATGTGATTAACGAGCTGATCCTGCAGACGCGAGCCCGTCGACCGGTGACCAGTATCGTGGTCACACACGATATGAGTACGGTCAGAAAGGTGGCTGACCGGATCATCATGCTGTATCCACTGGCACGCCTGCGACCCGATGAGGAACAGATTGTGTTCGAAGGGACTGCAGAGGAAGCGTTTCAGTCGTCCAATCCCCGCGTGCATCAGTTTGTGTACGGCGAAGCCGGGGACCGACTGCGGGAGATGGCGGAAGCGGGTTAAGATCAGCAGTAGAGCGCTGAACAGGTTTAAACGAGTCACGAGTCTGATCTCAGGGACGAGATCGAATTGAGGTTAAAATGACGGATCGCCAGATACAATTTCGAGTAGGACTGTTTGTGATTTCTGCGCTGCTGACCGGAGCGGGGATGATCTTTCAGTTCGGTCAGCTGGAAACCCTGTGGAAGAAGAAGTACACGATTGCGATGCGTTTCGAGTCGATCTCCGGCGTGCATCGTGGAACGCCAGTGGTGCGGCACGGAATCCGGATCGGCGAAGTCGATAAGATTATCACCAGCGACAGTAAACCGGGCGTAGTGCTGCTGGTGAAGATTAATGACACACAGCATCTGCGCAGAGATGCGAGTCCCCAGATTGTGACCACGATTATGGGGGATTCTAAGATTGTGATCACCCCCGGCGTCGATAAGAAATTTCTGGAACCAGGCGAACGACTGATCGGCCAGGCGTCGACTGACCCGATGGAAGTGGTCTACCGGATGGAACAGCAGGTGACCAAAACACTGTCCGCCTTTACGGAGACCAGCCAGGAGTGGGGCAAGCTGGCGGGGAATATGAACCGTCTGCTGGAGACCAAAGAGGGGAACATCGATGTCGTTGTCGAACGGGCGGCGACTTCACTGGAAGAGTTCTCACAGGCGATGCGCAAGATGAACATGATGATGACGAATGTGAATCAGCTGGTTGCCGATCCCAAGCAGCAGGAACACCTGAAGCGTTCACTGGCCGCGATGCCGGCCATGATCGAGAGTACCCAGCGCACGATTGCATCCGTCGAGATGGCGGTGCAGAAAGCGGGGCAGAACCTGGACAATTTGTCGCGGGTGACCGATCCGCTGGCGAAACACAGCCAGTCTATGGTGGTCAAGCTGGACCGGAGTCTCTCCCGGCTGGATGCACTGATGGCAGAATTGAACTCGTTCTCGCGGGCTTTGAACGAGGGAGACGGCTCGCTCAAGAAATTCATTTCGGATCCGGACCTGTATCGCAACATGAACCGTTCCGCGACTTCGTTGACGGTGCTGTTGAACAACCTGGAACCGATCGCGCGGGACATCCGCATCTTCAGCGACCGGATTGCCCGTCATCCGGAAATTCTGGGGGTCAGCGGGGCGATGAAGGGGAGTTCAGGCATCAAGGATGCGCCCGAAGAGCCTTCTCGGGTGCGGCAGTCGGGCTTTTCATTCCCCTCTACCAAGCAGCCGTAAGCTGAGAATCGACCGAGCTTCTGGTGGCGTTGCACAAACGTGCGGACCATTTCAGGTCTGATCAGCCACCAGTTGACATTCTGGAACGGAGTGGACTGAGTTGGAGAGGTTCAAGTTCGTTCGGATGTCTGCTCTGACCGTTTCCTGTTGTCTTTGACAACCCCGAATTGCATTCGGGGGCACCCTGACTCCAGAAAAACTACTCAGGATCGGGTGGGTCCGGATGTAATCCGGACCGAGCGCAGCGAGCAGGAGGTCACAGCTCACGCGCACACTCTGAAACCAGGTTTCCAATCAACCACACAAACATGGTGAGGAACATGGACACTCCATTCTTCGCCGATACTGCTACCTCCTGTTGCCTGCGGCAATACCGGATTACATCCGGTATCACCCTCGACTCTCGAATTGCATTCGGGGACCCAGTCTGAGAAGTCACCGGATCCCGAGGAGCTGGTGCGTCATTTCGGACCTCTGCATGGTCCGGGTCTGTTCAAATCGGCAGTGGTATGGCGATTAAGAAGTTCCGATTTAGATATCTTAATGGATCGTTCATCATATCTTAATAATTGGCGTTAAGATTTGATGAATTCATCCGGCAGTCGATGTGGATCGACTCATTTCAGCCGGATTTTCTCAATGATCCTGAGTATCCATTTCGAGGCAACCTTGTCCAACTCCTTCTCACGACGCAACTTCTTAAGAGCAGCCATTACCGCTCCTGCAGCGGGGACTGTCTTCTCCCGTTTTATTTCTACTACGGAAGCCAGGGGGATCGTCAAAGACCAGTCCGATCTCAAGCCCGTGGCGGATGAGACCACCGGCCTGCCTCTGCTGCGACTACAGGATGGTTTTCGTTATCGCTCGTTTGGCTGGGTAGGGGACATGATGTCAGACGGCGTGGTCACTCCCGAAGGTCACGACGGAATGGGTGTGATTGCACAGACAGGTGATATCGTAACCCTCTGTCGGAATCATGAAATTAAAGGTTCCCGATCCTTTGGTCCGGCGGAACTGACCTTCGACCCCAAAGCGGGCGGTGGTTGTGCCAACCTGCAGTTCAATGTGAAGACAGGCGAGTGGCTGAAGAGCTGGACGAGCCTGGCGGGAACCGTGCAAAACTGTGCCGGCGGTCCGACTCCGTGGGGGAGCTGGCTGTCCTGTGAAGAAACCGTGATCGGTCCTCGCGAAAGCTTCCGCGATGTGCAGTATGAACACGAGAAACATCACGGCTGGGTTTTTGAAGTTCCCGCCGAAGGAAAAGCGACACTGGAACCGCTGCAGGCACTGGGACGGTTTGTGCACGAAGCGCTGGCCATCGATCCGCGGGATGGGATCATTTACGAAACCGAGGATCGGGATACCGCGGGCTTCTATCGCTTTTTGCCGAATGAGCGGGAAGTGTTGTCCAAAGGCGGTGCTCTGCAGATGCTGAAAATCAAAGGCCAGGCAGACCTCCGCACAGGTGCCCAGCGGGGCGTACGTTACCAGGCGGAGTGGGTCGATATCGAAGATCCGGTCCGCCGCAATACGCCAGGTGCCAATGACGGGCTGGGTGTGTACTCACAGGGGAAAGCCAAAGGTGCAACGACCTTCGGCCGCCTGGAAGGCTGCTGGTATGGCGATGGACTCGTGTATTTCAACTGCACAGACGGAGGCGAAGCGAAGCTGGGACAGATCTGGGCCTTCTCGCCGGAAGATCAGACCTTGAGCCTGGTGTTCCAGTCGCCGTCTCACGACATTCTGGACAGCCCGGATAACCTGACGGTCAGCCCCCGCGGTGGTCTGGTGTTGTGTGAAGATGCCGACCTGAAACCCCTGCGGTTGCATACGCTGAGCCGGAAAGGTCTGCTGCAGACGCTGGCCATCAATAATATTCACCTGCATAAGGGAGAGCATCCCCGTCTGACGGGCGATTTTACCGGCGGTGAGTGGGCGGGTGCTACTTTCAGTCCCGATGGAGAATGGCTGTTTGTCAATATCCAGGATCCGGGGATTACCTTTGCGATTACTGGTCCCTGGAATGAACTGGGAGTCTGACGCCGGCAGGTATCCAGACTGACGCAAGTTAGTATTTCCCCTTGCATCTCCAGCCGGTGCAAGGGGATTTTTTATGCTTACTGGCTGCATTTTGGTATTTGCATCACGGGTGGCTTTGCTCCTCATACTGAGAGCAGTACACTGAAGCAGAGGCAAAATTGGACAGAAAGATAAGTTAGTTTTGCCTGAAGTTCGAATTCGAATTTAGATCCGGAACCAGAGTTTCCGATGCGAGCGATGTCACTCAAAAATTACATTAAGAACGATCTCGAGGTCCGGTTACGCAGTGGTCAGGAACTGCCGGCACCGCTGACGCTGGAGGCGCTGTCGGAACATTACCAGGTCAGCTTTTCTCCCGTACGACTGGCGCTGGCGGAACTGGTAGAGGAAGGGCTGCTGCAGAAAGGATCCAACCGTCGCCTGGAGATCAATCAGGGACAGATCAAGCCTTTGAAGAAGGGACAATCTTCTGAGTTGCCGGAACCTCCTGCTGACATGTTTGAAGTGATCACGAATGATTTCGTGAAGTTGAGCCTGAAGGGGGAGCCGGTCGATATTCGAGAGGAAGCGACCGCGCAGCAGTACAAAATCAGCCGTTCTTCGCTGCGGATCATCCTGAATCGTCTGGCAGGGGCCGGGATTCTGGATCATATTCCCCGACGGGGCTGGCGACTGAGACCATTCCGCCAGGAGGACATGCAGGCCTTTCTGGAAGTGCGCGAGCTGCTGGAGCTCAAGGCGCTGGAGCTGGCGAAACCGCATCTGGTCAAAGAGGATCTGCAGCAGATTCTGGATGGGAATGTGATTCCGAAATCAAAGGATACTGAGGTGTTGATCGATAATTCGCTGCACGCCTACATCATTGAGAAAGCAGGAAACTGTTACATCCAGGACTTCTTTCAGCGACAGGGGAAGTACTACGATATTCTGTTCGACTGGGAAGATCAGGACCGGGAAACGGCGATTGAAACAGTGCGGCAGCACCAGGCGATTCTGGAAGCCCTGATCGCGGAGGACTGGAAGACTGCACGCAAGGCTCTTTCCTATCACATCAAAGATAACCATCCGATTCTGAGTAAGATTGTGAAGCAGTCTTAATTCTGATTTCTTTTTGACCGTTCCGGGCCAAAGCCTGTTGAATTGTCTGAGAGACTGATTATCCTTACAGTGCCTTTCCGCGGCGAAACACGGTACGGATCCTATCAGGTCAGAATCAGATGAGTGAGTCTTCTACTGAATCCATTCGCCAGCAGGTCGATGAAATCTATCAGCGCGAATCGCGGCGCGTTTTTGCGACGTTGGTTCGCCTGCTGGGAGATTTCGATCTGGCGGAAGAGGCGCTGCATGAAGCGTTTGCTGCCGCCGTCGCCCAGTGGCAGGAGACGGGGATTCCTGATCAGCCCCGTGCCTGGCTGGTCTCGACCGGACGTTTCAAGGCGATCGACAGCATCCGCCGCCATGCCCGGTTTAATGAGGCACAGCAGGAAGTCGCAGAGCGGCTGGAACGTGTGGCTGAGCAGAACGCGGACCGCTCCGATCAGGATGTGGAAGACGACCGGCTGCGTTTGATCTTCACCTGTTGTCACCCGGCGATCGCTCCCCAGGTGCAGGTTCCGTTGACGTTGCGAGAAGTGTGCGGGCTGACTACCGAAGAGATTGCCAGTGCGTTTCTGACGTCGCCTTCCACGATGGCGCAGCGGATTGTACGCGGTAAGGCGAAGATCCGGGACGCGGGCATTCCGTATGTGATCCCGAATCGGGAGGAACTTCCCGAGCGCCTGGATGCTGTACTGACGGTGGTTTATCTGGTCTTCAATGAAGGCTATTCTGCTTCCTCCGGAGATTCGCTGACCAGGCGGGATCTGTCCGAAGAGGCGATCCGGCTGGGGCGACTGCTTGTAGAACTGCTGGACGATGCAGAGGTGACTGGCCTGTTGGCTTTGATGTTGTTACACGAATCACGACGGGAAGCGCGCACAACAGTAGACGGAGATCTGATCCTGCTGGAAGATCAGGACCGCAATCTGTGGGACCAGGAGAAAATTCGCGAGGGGACCGCGCTGGTACAGCAGGCGATTACTTCGGGAGAGGTGGGGAGCTACACCCTGCAGGCAGCGATCTCCGCGGTACACGCCGGGGCGCAGAGTGCTGCGGAGACCGACTGGGCGCGGATCGTGGACTGGTATGATCTGTTGCTGCAGGCCAATCCATCGCCGATTGTGGAATTGAATCGAGCGGTCGCGGTCGCGATGCACCAGGGACCAGATGCGGGAGTGGAACTCATCGATGCGATTCTGTCGCGCGGGGAGCTGAGTGAATACCATCTGGTCTACGCGGCACGGGCGGATCTGTGTCGTCGCTCAGGTCGAACGGCAGAGGCGCGGGCTGCCTATGAGCAGGCCCTGTCGCTGGTGAATCAAGCCTCGGAACGGCGTTATCTGGAAAAACGCCTGCGGGAACTGGATGAACAACGCACTTCCCACGAATAATCTCAGATCGAATTCTATGGAAGTATATCAATTCTAAAGTGTTTCCTGTCAGTAGCTTATTGCAATGCATGCTGGCTGTGAAAATTGAGCTGTGGCTGTTTTTCGAAAAAAAAACGGGGCTGTTGTCGATTGGGGAGGCTGTTACTCGACTAACTGGTAAACGGGGGCCGGGCAGCGAGTCATCGGCCCGGTCTGTTACCTGAAAGTTTTAGATTCACAGGAGAAAATGGATGAACAGTTCGAGCCTCAAACCGATTCCCGAAGGCATGCACAGCATTACCCCGCACCTGGTCTGCACAAATGCAGCGGAGGCGATTGAGTTCTACAAAAACGCGTTCGGAGCGGAGGAACTGATGCGGCTGCCCGGGCCGGATGGCAAGCTGGTGCATGCGTGCCTGCAGATCGGAGACTCCCGGATCATGCTGGCGGATACGCGTGACGAGTGCGGTGCGAAAAGTCCCAAAGAACTGCAGGGGTCACCCGTACTGATTCATCTGCAGGTGGAAGATGTGGATTCGGTGTTCAATCAGGCGATCGAAGCCGGGGCGACGCAGACAATGCCGGTAATGGAGATGTTCTGGGGCGACCGTTACGGTCAGCTGGAAGATCCGTTCGGGCATCGCTGGTCGGTGGCAACGCATGTGCGTGATCTGAGTTTTGAGGAGATTCAGACAGGCATGCGGGAGATGTTCGAACAGAATTCGAATTCGTAAAACGTGGTCCGTTTCCCATCCAGGTGAGCATCTTTTATAGAATTGAAGCACGATGACAGATACTCCGAAAATATCTCCGTTTCTCTGGTTTGATAACAATGCGGAAGAGGCGATCGATTATTACACCTCGATCTTCAAAAACTCGCGACGTTTCGATGTGACACGTTATGGCGAGGGAGGTCCCGGTCCTGCCGGCTCCGTGATGGTGGCTGCGTTTGAACTGGAAGGCCAGCGGTTTACCGCTTTGAATGGCGGACCGTTGTTCAAGTTTAACGAGGCGATTTCATTCGTGGTGAATTGTGACTCACAGGAGGAGATTGACGAGTACTGGGAGAAGCTGTCAGCGGGGGGCGAGCCGGGCCAGTGCGGCTGGCTCAAAGACCGGTTTGGTCTCTCCTGGCAGATCGTGCCCACAATTCTGCCTGAGCTGATGCAGTCGGGAGATCAGGAGAAATCAGGCCGGGTAATGGCGGCGCTGATGCAGATGACGAAGCTGGAGATTGCGTCCCTGCAGAGTGCCTTTGACGGAGCCTGAGTCAAACACGAATGAATTAACAGATCATCCAATCAATCAAATGAGGTGCTACGATGAGATTTGTCTGTCTGGGATATTACGACGAGGCCTGGCTGGAAGGGAAATCAGAGGAAGAGATATCCGACGCGATGGAAGCCTGTTTTGCCTACGATGATGAACTCCGCCGGGGGGGGCATTTCCTGGGAGGGCAGGCGTTACAGCATGCCAGCCAGGCAGTCACACTCCGCACGCTGAACGGGCAGGTGGATGTGACCGACGGTCCCTTTGCGGAGACCAAGGAACAGATCGGCGGGCTGTTGTTTCTGGAAGCGCGGGATCTGAATCATGCGATCGCGCTGATTTCCAAGCATCCGGGTATTGGCATGGGCCCGTTTGAGATCCGTCCGGTCAATGAAGAGATCAGTGCGCTGATCAAAGAACGGGACGCGGCGATTCAGTAATCCATCGGCAATCCCCGGAAACGGCGTGGTTGCTGAGTCAGCATGGGAGAACAACAGATGTTTGAAAAACCACAGGAAGCACACCACTGGCTGAAGCCGCTGGAGGGAGTCTGGTTGTCGGAAATGGAATGTCAGATGGGACCGGATCAGCCTGCCATGAAAACCACCGGAGAGGTGACGTGCCGGTCCCTGGGCGGGATGTGGTATCTGATTGAGGGGGGAGGCGAGGACGCCGATACCGGGGCCTGGTCGACTCTAATGACATTGGGATATGATGTGGCGCAGGGGTTGTATGTGGGTAGCTTTGCCGGTTCGATGATGTCCTGCCTCTGGAGTTACCAGGGCGGTCTGGATGAATCGGGCCGCAAGCTGACGCTGGATACCATGGGCCCGAAGTGCGGCAGTGAAGGGATGGCCTCTTACAAGGATGCCATCGAAATCATCGATGATTCGCAGTGGGTGCTGACCAGTGAGATCCTGACCGAATCCGGGGACTGGGTGCAGATCATGCGATCTGAGTATCGACGAAAGAACTGAGAGGAGAGCGAGTCCATCATGGAATATCTGTTACTGGTGTATGCCACACCCGATGCCTGGGAACCGGAAGAACGGAAGGTAGCGCTGGGAGAATCAGTCGCTTTATGCCACGACCTGCACAGCCAGGACCAGTATTGTTCCGCAGCGCCGCTGGAACCGGTTGAAACAGCAATCAGCGTGCGGGTGCGAGAAGGGGAAGCTTTAGTGACCGACGGGCCATTCGCAGAAACGACCGAGCATCTGGGCGGCTACTTCCTGGTTGATGTGGACTGTATCGAAGCGGCGGTGGAGATCGCCAAGCGGATCCCGGGTGCCCGGAAAGGAACGGTGGAGGTGCGGCCGGTTGTCGAGGTTCCCAATCTCCCCGGGGGAATATCATCCTGAATCTTGTTTAAACGTTTGATTTCAATTTTATTTCAGAGCGAACAGGGAAATCCAATGAAATACATGTTACTGATCTATGGTACGGAGAGTAACTGGACCGAGGCAGAGCGGTCGGCCTGCATGGAAGAGTCGATGGGAATCTGCCATGACCTGAATGACCAGGGGAAGTATCTGGCCTCGTCGCCCCTGCATCCGGTATCGACGGCGACCTGTGTGCGGGTGCGTGATGACCGGAAGATGGTCACGGACGGTCCGTTCGCGGAAACGGTAGAGCAGTTGGGTGGTTATTATATCATCGATGTCGAAAACCTGGATGAAGCGATCGCGATCGCCAGCCGTCTGCCCCCGGCGAAAAAGGGGACGGTCGAAATTCGTCCCATTTTTGAACTCCCGGAAATTGAAGTCAAACGGTAAGCAGACTCGGAACAGAGTAAACTCAATCGAGATTGAAAAAGAGGAGTGGAACAATGAGAGTGATGGTGATGGTCAAAGCGTCGCAGAGTTCTGAGGCAGGTGAGATGCCCAGCCAGGAGCTGCTGACAGCGATGGGGAACTTCAACGAGGAACTGGTCAAAGCCGGGATCATGCTGTCGGGGGACGGACTGCGTCCCAGTTCGGCGGGGGTGCGGATTCGTTTTTCGGGTGAGGATCGCACGGTTATCGACGGTCCGTTTGCCGAGACGAAAGAACTGGTGGCGGGCTACTGGGTCTGGAAAGTGGATTCGATGGAAGAAGCCATCGCGTGGGCCAAACGCTGTCCCAATCCGATGCCGGAAGAATCCGACCTGGAAATTCGACCTTTCTTTGAAATGGACGATTTTGGTGATGCGATGACGCCGGAACTCAAGGAGCAGGAACAGCGCATCGCAGAAGCCGCGGAAAAACTAGATCAGCAGGAGTGAGAGCGACGCCTGTTTTGGAATTGTCTCGAATGGACGAGGTTGCGGAAATGAAAGGAAACAGCATGAATGAAGCAGTGACAACCCCGGTTGAGAAGACGCCGCGGGTGCTGGTCTGGATCGGTCGTCTGATGGCACTGCCGGTGGCGTTCCTCTTTGGTATGAGTGCGGTTATGAAATTCAAGGGGGGACCGGAGTTTTCAGAAGGGATGGCGAAGCTGGGCCTGCCGGAATCGATGATCGTGCCGCTGGCGATTCTGGAGCTGGTCTGCCTGGTGCTGTACCTGGTTCCCTGGACCGCAGTGCTGGGGGCGATTCTGTTGACCGGATATCTGGGAGGGGCGATCTGCACGCACTGGAGGGTGGAAGACTCGTTTGTGATTCAGGTGGGCCTGGGCATTTTTCTCTGGTTGGGTCTTTACCTGCGAGATCGGCGGCTCTGGCAGCTGATTCCGTTTCGGAGCCTGACTGAATAGTTTTTTCCCAGAGGATTTAAGACGGCTTACATTCAATCCTCGCTCAGGGTAGAGAGATCCTTGAACGGTTTTTTGAACGGCCTGTCGGCGGTGTAGCGGTGCGAAGTCATCCAGGAGAATTCGCGTTTGTTGATGTTCGCGGGATCGGGGTCGGGGAGGACTTCGCCATCCGCTTCCACATACGCGGTACGGACGACGCGGACCGGTTGGGATGCGGGGGGCGAGAGCTGATAGTCGGTGCCGCGGGTCAAGAGCAGCCAGCTGTTTTCCCGGAAACCGGAGAGGGTGCGCTGGCGAACTGCTTTGTTGAGCGTCGCTTTCTGTTCCGCGGTTAAGTCTTCGTCTGACTGAATGCGTTTCGCGAGTTTCTGCGTTTCTGAGAGATCGAAGCTGATCCAGCCGTAGGGGGGAAGATAGGCTTCCATCTTGCAGTGCGAGGGAGAATTTTTGGGGTAGAGCGCCAGGCCGTATGTGACGCGGGTGGGGTAACCCAGTGCGCGTCCCATGGTGGCACACAGTCCGTGATAGTCGCTGCAGTGACCACGTCGCTGGGCGAAGGCATGATTCGCATCGGCACGCAGTGAGGCGTTTACGTGATCGTAGGTCAGGTTCTGATCGATCCAGTTCATCGCGCCGATCAGCCCGGGGCCTTTGTTTTGAAAGCCGGTGCTGATGTTCTGAATCACCTGCCGAAACTGCTGTGGCTGTTCGACGGACTGCGGCTTCAGGTAGGGGGCGAATGACTTTGGCCAGTGATCGACTTTGGCGACTTTGGCGGGATCCATGTGCCAGCGCAGATTCCAGACTTTCGCTTTGAAGCGATGTGTAATGATCTGGGCACCGTGGGGATTGTGAAATTCAAAATACGCGAAGCGGTTGCCGTAGACGGGTTCGTTACTGATCCGGGGAGTGACTTCCTGGGGGAAGGTCGAAAATTCGCTGGCTTTAATTTCCTGGGCGGCGTCGGTCTGCGGGACCGGGATCCAGACCTTGAGGACTTTGCAGTGGTAAGGGGGCGTGACCACCACCGAAAATTGGACCTCGTGGTTGATCGGATCACTCTTTTCGGCCTGGTAAGGCAGATCCGGTTTGAGGGGTGTCTGCTGCTCGTCTTCGGCATGTAACGGAAACGATTGGAAGAACAGAAGCATAAAGAGGGCAGCGAGCATCGCGATGAGGGTGCAGACGGTCTGGAGACGATAATGCTTCTGATTCATCCTGCAGGGCTCCCAGTAGGGTTAAGCTTGATATTACATTCTTACGATTGGCAGAATATTAGATTGTACTGGGCTGCGTGGTGTCTGGCAATGCTGTTTCTGATTCAGGGACGCGCAGCAATGGGGAGAAGTTTCCAATCGTGAAAAGATTCGTGACATTTTCCGTTGGATGACTTAAGGTGGATGCAGTGACATTTTGACTGACAGCCTTTATCACAAGGATGAAAATACCATGTCGATTAAACGAAGCGGATCAGCCGTCTGGCAGGGGGGACTGAAAGACGGTAAGGGGACGGTATCCACAGCCAGTGGGGCGTTGAGCGACCTGCCCTACAGTTTCACGACCCGGTTTGAAGGCGAGCAGGGGACGAACCCCGAGGAACTGCTGGGGGCAGCGCATGCCGGCTGTTTCTCGATGGCACTCTCCAAGATTCTGGGAGACGCCGGGCACACCGCCGAGCGTCTGGAGACGACAGCGGAAGTGTCGCTCAACCAGGTGGAGGGGGGATTTGCGATTGAAGCCGTTCACTTGACGCTGAATGCGAAAGTCCCGGGAGCCGATGCTGCGACCGTGGAAGAGCTGGCGGGCAAGGCGAAGGCGG contains:
- a CDS encoding DoxX family protein — its product is MNEAVTTPVEKTPRVLVWIGRLMALPVAFLFGMSAVMKFKGGPEFSEGMAKLGLPESMIVPLAILELVCLVLYLVPWTAVLGAILLTGYLGGAICTHWRVEDSFVIQVGLGIFLWLGLYLRDRRLWQLIPFRSLTE
- a CDS encoding transglutaminase-like domain-containing protein yields the protein MNQKHYRLQTVCTLIAMLAALFMLLFFQSFPLHAEDEQQTPLKPDLPYQAEKSDPINHEVQFSVVVTPPYHCKVLKVWIPVPQTDAAQEIKASEFSTFPQEVTPRISNEPVYGNRFAYFEFHNPHGAQIITHRFKAKVWNLRWHMDPAKVAKVDHWPKSFAPYLKPQSVEQPQQFRQVIQNISTGFQNKGPGLIGAMNWIDQNLTYDHVNASLRADANHAFAQRRGHCSDYHGLCATMGRALGYPTRVTYGLALYPKNSPSHCKMEAYLPPYGWISFDLSETQKLAKRIQSDEDLTAEQKATLNKAVRQRTLSGFRENSWLLLTRGTDYQLSPPASQPVRVVRTAYVEADGEVLPDPDPANINKREFSWMTSHRYTADRPFKKPFKDLSTLSED
- a CDS encoding OsmC family protein, whose amino-acid sequence is MSIKRSGSAVWQGGLKDGKGTVSTASGALSDLPYSFTTRFEGEQGTNPEELLGAAHAGCFSMALSKILGDAGHTAERLETTAEVSLNQVEGGFAIEAVHLTLNAKVPGADAATVEELAGKAKAGCPVSKLFNAEITLDVNTLD